One genomic segment of Candidatus Marsarchaeota archaeon includes these proteins:
- a CDS encoding 50S ribosomal protein L44e: MKIPKEITTYCPKCNTHTPHKVTIYSKKPNSGLNIGQRRRDRKLKGYHGKVKGQATVKKMAKRQKVLLECKKCGYTVERVLGSRTKKKLEFNI, from the coding sequence ATGAAGATACCAAAGGAAATCACAACATACTGCCCCAAATGCAACACCCATACCCCTCACAAAGTGACCATCTATTCAAAGAAGCCGAACTCGGGGCTCAATATCGGCCAGCGCCGCAGGGACAGGAAGCTGAAGGGCTACCACGGCAAGGTCAAAGGACAAGCAACAGTAAAGAAGATGGCAAAGCGGCAGAAGGTGCTTCTGGAGTGCAAAAAGTGCGGCTATACTGTCGAAAGGGTTTTGGGCTCCCGCACCAAGAAGAAGCTCGAATTCAACATATGA
- a CDS encoding 50S ribosomal protein L15e — protein sequence MGFYKESKKAFATEYKERSQTYRDRLAAWGKESAVSMAIRPTNLARARELGYKAKQGVHIARVSIRKGRRMRPAVGGGRKPSKSGRFFSRTKSLQTIAEERAAVRFANMEVLNSYFVGETGERRFYEVILLDRASQVVMADPFYSSVVSRRCRAQRGLTRSGRKSRGPPR from the coding sequence ATGGGCTTTTACAAAGAATCAAAGAAGGCGTTCGCAACCGAATACAAGGAACGCTCCCAGACCTATAGGGACAGGCTTGCCGCATGGGGCAAGGAGTCTGCCGTGTCAATGGCGATCCGGCCGACTAACCTAGCAAGGGCAAGGGAGCTCGGCTACAAGGCCAAGCAGGGCGTGCACATAGCTAGGGTATCTATCCGCAAAGGCAGGCGCATGCGCCCTGCAGTAGGCGGTGGCAGGAAACCGTCGAAGAGCGGACGCTTCTTCTCCAGGACGAAGTCCCTGCAAACGATCGCGGAAGAGCGCGCCGCTGTCAGATTCGCGAACATGGAGGTCCTAAATTCATATTTTGTCGGTGAAACGGGCGAAAGGCGCTTCTACGAGGTGATATTGCTCGACAGGGCAAGCCAGGTCGTCATGGCCGACCCCTTCTACAGTTCTGTCGTCTCAAGAAGGTGCAGGGCCCAGCGCGGCCTTACCCGCTCCGGCAGGAAATCCCGCGGCCCGCCGCGCTGA
- the rplC gene encoding 50S ribosomal protein L3, which yields MAGSLQYWPRRRARHRLPRIRNSPILTEPALSGIIAYKAGMVSLGVVDDSNSPTKGMEVMRAGTVLEIPKMEVYGIRLYKRDANSGYRGAATEVLHRQASERLGIKKVKADETKLADLKAKAGEYGDATALVAAYPKGMSVGQHHTTRFESAVGGKSVEEKLDTLSKLLGKELKASDVFKPGEYIDTISITKGKGWQGAIKRFGASRQFHKATQKIRHVGPIGAFTPGKVLYSVPRAGQMGFNYRTEQGKRILKIGQKESAHEINPKSGFANYGQVRNDYVLIEGSVPGAAKRLVRIRKSISGQGAKGANEPKLTFITG from the coding sequence ATGGCAGGATCGCTACAATACTGGCCCAGGCGGCGTGCGCGGCACAGGCTTCCACGCATCAGGAACTCGCCAATACTGACTGAGCCGGCGCTTTCCGGAATAATCGCGTACAAGGCCGGAATGGTGAGCCTTGGAGTTGTCGACGATTCCAACTCGCCCACCAAGGGCATGGAGGTAATGCGCGCCGGTACTGTGCTCGAAATTCCAAAGATGGAAGTTTACGGCATAAGGCTCTACAAGCGCGATGCAAACTCAGGCTACAGGGGCGCTGCCACAGAAGTATTGCACAGGCAGGCCTCAGAGAGGTTAGGCATCAAAAAGGTAAAGGCCGATGAAACAAAGCTCGCAGACCTGAAGGCGAAGGCCGGCGAATACGGCGACGCCACAGCGCTCGTGGCCGCGTATCCGAAGGGCATGAGCGTAGGCCAGCACCACACTACCAGGTTCGAGAGCGCTGTCGGAGGAAAGAGCGTCGAGGAAAAGCTTGACACGCTATCGAAGCTTCTTGGCAAGGAGCTCAAAGCGTCAGACGTGTTCAAGCCTGGCGAATACATAGATACGATTTCCATAACAAAGGGCAAGGGCTGGCAGGGTGCGATAAAGCGCTTCGGCGCCTCGCGGCAGTTCCACAAGGCAACGCAGAAGATAAGGCACGTCGGGCCCATCGGGGCGTTCACTCCAGGGAAGGTGCTCTACAGCGTGCCACGGGCCGGACAGATGGGATTCAACTACCGCACGGAGCAGGGCAAGCGCATACTTAAGATAGGCCAAAAGGAGAGCGCGCACGAAATAAACCCCAAGTCGGGGTTTGCAAACTACGGCCAGGTAAGGAACGATTACGTGCTCATAGAAGGCTCTGTGCCAGGCGCTGCCAAGAGGCTCGTCAGGATAAGGAAATCCATAAGCGGGCAGGGCGCCAAGGGCGCGAATGAGCCCAAACTCACATTCATAACGGGCTGA
- the rplD gene encoding 50S ribosomal protein L4, translated as MATTNLYSPDGRQAGKVELPQIFSGEVKPWLISRAAVAEQSRRMQPQGHFVLAGMQTTAAYYGAMMSWRSGRHVGKAIRPREKLGGGALGKIRRIPSSVKGKRAHPHLVEKGIHESINDGEYRSAVTSAVAATASNESMPPGLSVSLPVVVSNGIESVTKTKAVLALLKGIGVLEYVLSGSSKVRKGVRRSSVQKPKARRVLVVVNADKGIARAARNIPGVEVSTVDQLSIEKLAPGGAHHVLAIWSEDAVKGVTEAISKLSLR; from the coding sequence ATGGCAACCACCAACTTGTACTCTCCGGACGGCAGGCAGGCCGGCAAGGTGGAGCTGCCGCAGATCTTCAGCGGTGAGGTAAAGCCCTGGCTGATAAGCAGGGCCGCCGTCGCCGAGCAGTCAAGGCGAATGCAGCCGCAGGGCCATTTCGTCCTGGCAGGCATGCAGACTACGGCAGCATACTACGGCGCCATGATGTCATGGCGCTCCGGCAGGCACGTCGGCAAGGCGATACGGCCCCGAGAGAAGCTCGGAGGCGGAGCCCTTGGCAAGATAAGGCGTATACCCTCGTCCGTCAAAGGCAAGCGCGCGCACCCGCATCTTGTCGAGAAGGGCATACACGAGAGCATAAACGACGGCGAATACAGAAGCGCGGTCACCAGCGCCGTAGCAGCTACCGCAAGCAACGAGAGCATGCCGCCAGGCCTATCGGTCAGCCTTCCTGTAGTGGTATCAAATGGCATTGAATCGGTAACCAAAACTAAGGCCGTGCTCGCGCTTCTCAAGGGCATTGGTGTGCTCGAATATGTGCTTTCAGGCAGTTCAAAGGTGAGGAAGGGAGTAAGGCGCTCGTCAGTCCAAAAGCCGAAGGCGCGCAGGGTGCTCGTCGTGGTCAATGCCGACAAAGGCATAGCCAGGGCCGCGCGCAACATACCCGGCGTGGAGGTGAGCACCGTCGACCAGCTCAGCATAGAGAAGCTCGCGCCAGGCGGCGCGCACCATGTGCTGGCGATATGGAGCGAAGATGCCGTAAAGGGCGTGACAGAAGCGATAAGCAAGCTAAGCTTGAGGTGA
- the rplW gene encoding 50S ribosomal protein L23 yields MSVLRYPLATEKSINAVSRGNVIVYIVDTRSTKSEISKEFERMFNVKVESVRIANLPTNSKKAFIKLAKGFNASDIAMKLKLV; encoded by the coding sequence ATGTCGGTGCTCAGATATCCGCTCGCGACAGAAAAGTCGATCAACGCGGTCTCACGTGGCAACGTCATAGTCTACATTGTGGACACGCGCTCGACGAAGAGCGAGATAAGCAAGGAGTTCGAACGGATGTTCAACGTGAAGGTGGAGAGCGTGCGCATAGCCAACTTACCAACCAACTCGAAGAAGGCGTTCATAAAGCTGGCGAAGGGCTTCAACGCCAGCGACATCGCCATGAAGCTGAAATTGGTGTGA
- a CDS encoding 50S ribosomal protein L2, producing MGKKLRQQRRGKGSNLYTKLPGTFNTSVSYAKEPSFTGYAEVMGLKNDTGHTSPVMEVAYDDFSRGFMLAPEGIAIGAKIHFGSGSYSIGSVMRLADIPEGIPIFNIESVPGDGGKYVKAAGAYAYITSRTGNTVTVLMPSKAMVTMDSACRAQLGVVAGGGMSDQPLVKAGKNHYIMHAINRTWPRNRGVKMNPVDHPFGGKQHHKGKSSMTSRNAPPGRKVGHIAARRTGRRKR from the coding sequence ATGGGAAAGAAACTCAGGCAGCAAAGAAGGGGCAAGGGCAGCAACCTGTACACTAAGCTGCCGGGCACGTTCAATACGAGCGTCAGCTACGCCAAGGAGCCGTCGTTCACCGGCTACGCAGAGGTGATGGGGCTGAAGAACGATACGGGCCACACATCGCCAGTCATGGAGGTAGCATACGACGACTTCAGCAGGGGCTTCATGCTTGCGCCAGAGGGAATAGCCATCGGCGCCAAGATACACTTCGGTTCCGGCAGCTACAGCATTGGCAGCGTCATGAGGCTTGCCGACATACCTGAGGGCATACCTATATTCAACATAGAGTCCGTGCCCGGCGACGGCGGCAAGTACGTCAAGGCGGCAGGCGCGTACGCCTACATAACGTCCCGCACGGGCAATACCGTAACGGTGCTCATGCCTTCTAAGGCAATGGTCACCATGGATTCGGCGTGCAGGGCGCAGCTCGGCGTAGTTGCGGGCGGGGGCATGAGCGACCAGCCGTTGGTAAAGGCTGGCAAGAACCACTACATCATGCACGCGATCAACAGGACCTGGCCAAGGAACCGCGGCGTGAAGATGAATCCTGTGGACCACCCGTTCGGTGGGAAGCAGCACCATAAGGGCAAGAGCAGCATGACCTCGAGGAACGCTCCGCCCGGAAGGAAGGTCGGGCACATAGCCGCAAGGCGCACTGGCAGAAGGAAAAGGTAA
- a CDS encoding ribosomal protein S19 family protein — protein MAERIAFKGRLPNALAAMSISEYKGLVKSRQRRWLSRNSIQYKKLSERIESRKAQGKPVRTHMREALILPSWVGMEFDVHNGKEFVRVGITPNMLGHRLGEFSPTTKRVQHSAPGIKATRGSKFLDKK, from the coding sequence ATGGCTGAAAGGATTGCGTTCAAGGGCCGGCTTCCGAATGCTTTGGCAGCGATGAGCATAAGCGAATACAAAGGGCTCGTCAAGTCGAGGCAGAGGCGCTGGCTCTCACGCAACTCCATTCAGTACAAAAAGCTGTCCGAGAGGATAGAGAGCAGGAAGGCTCAGGGCAAGCCCGTCAGGACGCACATGAGGGAAGCCCTTATTCTGCCTTCATGGGTCGGCATGGAGTTTGATGTTCATAACGGCAAGGAGTTCGTGCGGGTGGGCATAACGCCCAACATGCTTGGGCACAGGCTTGGCGAGTTCTCGCCCACGACCAAGCGCGTGCAGCACTCTGCTCCTGGAATAAAGGCTACGCGCGGCAGCAAGTTCCTTGACAAGAAGTGA
- a CDS encoding 30S ribosomal protein S3: protein MAIERKFIDDAVIKLNISKFLSRNLSKAGFSRVEIQKTPVLTRITVYVLNPGRVIGRAGKTIDELTETIRSKFDVNNPQISVVEVGNKMLEPLLVAKDITFKLERSINPRKILQSTLKVIMENGALGAEIIMNGKLAAKGARARSIRKSVGYIPKAGDVTSLVHVGVATAYPKYGAIGVIVRIVPPGTKFPDREIKAVEIPKAILNS from the coding sequence ATGGCCATCGAAAGAAAATTCATCGACGACGCGGTAATAAAGCTTAACATATCGAAGTTCCTCTCGAGAAACCTCTCGAAGGCGGGCTTCTCGCGCGTCGAGATACAGAAGACGCCCGTACTGACGCGCATAACTGTGTATGTGCTCAATCCCGGCAGGGTCATAGGCAGGGCCGGCAAGACGATTGACGAGCTCACCGAAACCATACGCTCCAAGTTTGACGTCAACAATCCGCAGATAAGCGTTGTGGAAGTCGGCAACAAGATGCTCGAGCCGCTGCTTGTCGCAAAAGACATAACGTTCAAGCTAGAGCGCTCTATAAACCCCAGGAAGATCCTACAGTCGACGCTCAAGGTCATAATGGAGAATGGGGCACTGGGTGCAGAGATAATAATGAACGGCAAGCTGGCAGCGAAGGGAGCACGCGCCAGGTCAATACGGAAGAGCGTGGGCTACATACCGAAAGCGGGCGACGTCACATCGCTGGTACATGTGGGCGTTGCTACAGCCTATCCGAAATACGGCGCAATTGGCGTGATAGTAAGAATAGTGCCGCCAGGCACGAAGTTCCCAGACAGGGAAATAAAGGCCGTTGAAATACCAAAGGCAATACTGAACAGCTGA
- a CDS encoding MFS transporter has product MSLAFSLYLTALHISIIEVGLVAATTMLFMVFLTMLLGIIGDRKGYRAELVIAETFAFAGALIIAVSSSVAYIIAGMIIAGLSGSAGGMRGAFSPGTNAFVANNYKEGKERVRKYSLLTMTASAAAVGGSIIFSLVSPLSLYVGLLSAYRYLFVIAAALLGVSVIFLMMLHDAQRPAKTTKIMKKSSIKYSLRMIVANSLGGVGMGLVMPLLPLWFKLSYGASPLEIGIIFSVVYIATASGSYVSSAIAHKFNALNISSYTRMLSGLLLFLMAISPALVIVALVYVARAIIAGFGSPSRTSVNVRGIDTEDYGAATSVQGIASRAAQLSSGASGYLMDYALPVPIFIGGIFQLLSGVSYKLLFKDAKKQGEEPHSGHSMEKGNG; this is encoded by the coding sequence ATGAGCCTTGCCTTTTCGCTTTATCTCACTGCGCTGCACATAAGCATAATAGAGGTGGGCCTTGTAGCCGCAACTACAATGCTCTTCATGGTCTTCCTCACGATGCTTCTTGGCATTATAGGGGACAGGAAGGGCTACAGGGCAGAGCTCGTAATTGCTGAGACGTTTGCATTTGCAGGGGCGCTTATCATAGCCGTATCATCCTCAGTTGCATACATAATTGCTGGTATGATAATAGCTGGGTTGAGTGGAAGCGCTGGAGGCATGCGAGGAGCATTTTCTCCTGGAACAAATGCGTTTGTTGCCAACAACTATAAAGAAGGAAAGGAAAGGGTCAGGAAGTATTCATTATTGACAATGACGGCTTCGGCAGCAGCCGTTGGAGGAAGCATAATCTTCAGTCTGGTTTCACCATTGAGCTTATATGTGGGATTGCTCAGCGCATATAGGTACCTGTTCGTCATTGCAGCGGCGCTTCTTGGCGTTTCAGTTATATTCTTGATGATGCTACACGACGCCCAAAGGCCTGCCAAGACTACAAAGATCATGAAAAAGAGCAGCATAAAATACTCTCTGAGGATGATTGTTGCAAACTCATTGGGCGGCGTGGGAATGGGCCTTGTGATGCCCCTGCTGCCCTTGTGGTTTAAACTCTCTTACGGGGCCAGCCCCCTCGAGATAGGCATAATATTCAGCGTTGTATACATCGCTACTGCATCCGGTTCATACGTATCTTCGGCCATAGCGCACAAGTTCAACGCACTCAACATATCTTCTTATACTAGGATGCTCAGCGGCCTGCTGCTCTTTCTAATGGCAATATCGCCTGCGCTTGTCATTGTAGCATTGGTGTATGTCGCTAGGGCGATAATAGCCGGTTTCGGAAGCCCGAGCAGGACTTCTGTCAATGTAAGGGGCATAGATACAGAGGATTATGGAGCTGCGACAAGCGTGCAGGGCATAGCCTCAAGGGCAGCGCAGCTAAGTTCCGGGGCAAGCGGCTACCTGATGGACTATGCATTGCCCGTACCGATATTCATCGGCGGCATATTCCAGCTTTTGAGCGGCGTAAGCTACAAGCTTCTGTTCAAAGACGCAAAAAAGCAGGGCGAGGAACCGCATTCCGGCCATAGCATGGAGAAGGGCAATGGGTAA